In Flavobacterium sp. N3904, one DNA window encodes the following:
- a CDS encoding YqgE/AlgH family protein yields MISEKLKKGYLLIAEPSIIGDLSFNRSVILLADHNADGSVGFIINKPLKYSINDLIPEIKATFKIYNGGPVEQDNLYFIHNIPELIPNSIEISNGIYWGGDFESTKDLINNGQIKKENIRFFLGYTGWEEHQLEKEMEGNSWIITRNNYENKIIGKSTTHFWKEQIMELGGEYLIWSNAPENPYLN; encoded by the coding sequence ATGATTTCAGAAAAATTAAAAAAAGGATATTTACTTATTGCAGAGCCTTCTATCATTGGCGATTTGTCATTTAATAGATCCGTAATACTTTTAGCAGATCATAACGCAGATGGATCAGTAGGTTTCATCATCAACAAACCACTGAAATATTCCATAAACGATTTAATACCAGAAATTAAAGCCACTTTCAAAATTTACAATGGTGGTCCTGTAGAACAAGACAACCTCTATTTTATTCATAATATCCCCGAATTGATACCCAACAGCATTGAAATTTCAAATGGGATCTATTGGGGTGGTGATTTTGAATCAACCAAAGATCTCATCAATAATGGCCAGATAAAAAAGGAAAATATTCGTTTCTTTTTGGGCTACACCGGTTGGGAAGAACACCAACTTGAAAAAGAAATGGAAGGCAATTCCTGGATTATTACCAGAAATAATTATGAAAATAAAATAATTGGTAAATCAACTACTCATTTTTGGAAAGAACAAATCATGGAACTTGGCGGTGAGTATCTCATCTGGTCAAACGCTCCCGA